In Ruminococcaceae bacterium R-25, one genomic interval encodes:
- a CDS encoding putative ABC transport system permease protein produces MKIGLFPKIAADGIRKNGRIYVPYIVTSILMIAVFYIMHLLGFSDIMKGFSGASTAREMLQFGSVIMAVFGTIFLFYTQSTLIKGRFKEFGIYSVLGMNKMNLIKVVFCETVMTWVMSMTGGLLAGIGLSKLAELGFARMIEADVNYGFVVSGESLVQTIIVYSIIFGLIFLNAARQILFSRTINLVKTDKAGEKPPKANWVVGILGLIILLAGYALALKIESPISALLFFFVAVILIIIGTYLVLIAGSVVLCRILQKNKNYYYKTNHFVSVSSMAYRMKRNGAGLASICILLTMILVTISSTAALYFNREETLRNHYPSQIDIMAHNDGLFENYKDAAARLESDVNKVAENAGTKVIDPKAVSYYSLSGYIGDNGAVDLELDPLETLSATMDYDRVVAVYLCDIEDYNRITKKNESVPSGKILLGVDGNYQAGDELTIGNKTFGIEKKIDLNDGGFNKCLGSMPVTTLVLIADDMNEAVSYYKDLKDTRNDTMLFWTWNYYFDTELDSQGQMALSSEINKEVYLDIGEENVISPYSTSREAQREDFVSTFGGLFFLGILLSSIFMVSCVLIIYYKQISEGFEDQSRFSIMQKVGMTKENIKKSINSQMLTVFLIPILFACVHLLVVLPVVHKLLLLFGHNNIPLLLASAGICVLFFGLIYAFVYKLTSNAYYKIVS; encoded by the coding sequence ATGAAAATAGGATTATTTCCTAAGATCGCTGCCGACGGCATCCGCAAGAACGGCAGGATCTACGTGCCTTATATTGTGACGAGCATTCTCATGATCGCAGTGTTCTACATCATGCATCTTTTAGGCTTTTCGGATATTATGAAGGGCTTTTCCGGCGCGTCGACAGCAAGAGAAATGCTTCAGTTCGGATCTGTGATCATGGCTGTATTCGGAACGATCTTTTTGTTCTATACCCAGTCCACTTTGATCAAGGGAAGATTTAAGGAATTCGGTATCTACAGCGTTCTCGGAATGAACAAAATGAACCTTATCAAGGTCGTATTCTGCGAGACAGTCATGACATGGGTCATGTCCATGACAGGCGGCCTTTTGGCCGGAATCGGCCTTTCAAAGCTCGCTGAGTTAGGCTTCGCAAGAATGATAGAAGCAGATGTTAATTACGGCTTTGTCGTTTCCGGTGAATCCTTAGTACAGACAATTATCGTTTACAGCATTATCTTCGGCCTGATCTTCCTTAATGCGGCAAGACAGATCCTGTTCTCAAGAACGATCAATCTTGTTAAAACTGACAAAGCCGGAGAAAAGCCTCCGAAGGCCAACTGGGTAGTAGGCATTTTGGGACTTATCATCCTTCTTGCCGGTTATGCATTAGCTCTTAAGATCGAGTCACCTATTTCAGCTCTGTTGTTTTTCTTCGTTGCGGTAATCCTTATCATTATCGGAACTTATCTCGTTCTTATCGCAGGTTCTGTTGTTCTTTGCAGGATATTGCAGAAAAATAAGAATTATTACTACAAGACAAACCATTTTGTATCCGTTTCTTCAATGGCATACAGAATGAAGAGAAACGGCGCAGGCCTTGCATCTATCTGCATCCTGCTTACCATGATCCTCGTAACCATCTCATCTACCGCTGCTCTTTATTTCAACAGGGAAGAGACATTGAGAAATCACTATCCGAGCCAGATCGATATAATGGCTCATAATGACGGCCTTTTCGAGAATTACAAAGATGCCGCAGCAAGGCTCGAGAGCGATGTTAATAAAGTCGCTGAAAATGCCGGAACGAAGGTTATAGATCCGAAAGCTGTCAGCTACTATAGTCTCAGCGGATATATCGGTGATAATGGTGCTGTGGATCTCGAACTTGATCCGCTTGAAACACTTTCTGCGACGATGGATTACGACAGGGTTGTTGCTGTTTACCTCTGTGACATTGAAGACTACAACAGGATCACAAAAAAGAATGAATCAGTTCCTTCGGGTAAGATCCTTTTAGGTGTCGATGGCAATTACCAGGCAGGTGATGAGTTAACGATCGGGAATAAGACTTTCGGAATAGAGAAGAAGATCGATCTGAATGACGGCGGTTTCAATAAGTGCCTTGGTTCTATGCCCGTAACTACTCTAGTATTGATAGCAGATGATATGAATGAGGCTGTCTCTTACTATAAGGACCTCAAGGACACCCGTAACGATACTATGCTCTTTTGGACATGGAATTACTATTTTGATACTGAGCTGGATTCACAGGGGCAGATGGCTCTTAGCAGTGAGATAAACAAAGAAGTTTATTTAGATATCGGTGAAGAAAATGTTATTTCACCTTACAGCACCAGCCGTGAAGCACAACGTGAGGATTTCGTAAGTACATTCGGAGGACTCTTCTTCCTCGGAATCCTTTTATCTTCAATCTTCATGGTATCCTGCGTGCTCATCATTTACTACAAGCAGATCTCTGAAGGCTTCGAAGACCAGTCGAGATTCTCGATCATGCAGAAGGTCGGAATGACAAAAGAAAACATCAAGAAGAGCATTAACTCACAGATGCTCACGGTATTCCTCATTC
- a CDS encoding putative ABC transport system ATP-binding protein, with product MSLLEAKNIRKVYKTRFGGASVEALKNVSFTVEKGEYVAIMGESGSGKTTLLNIIASLDRATEGTVILDGMDLSRVKDKDVAKFRRDNLGYVFQEFNLLDTFSLEDNIYLPLVLAGKKHAEMKERLDNIAGTLGIADLLKKYPYEVSGGQKQRAAVARALITNPKMILADEPTGALDSKSSDELLSLFKKVNQMGQTILMVTHSTKAASNASRVLFIKDGMIFHQIYKGQATDQQMYQSISDTLTLLAQGGDLK from the coding sequence ATGAGTCTGCTTGAAGCAAAGAATATCAGAAAAGTATATAAGACAAGATTCGGAGGTGCTTCTGTCGAGGCACTTAAGAATGTCAGTTTTACGGTTGAGAAGGGCGAGTATGTCGCCATTATGGGTGAGTCCGGTTCAGGAAAGACAACGCTCCTCAACATTATCGCATCTCTCGACAGAGCAACTGAAGGAACAGTTATCCTTGACGGGATGGATCTTTCCAGAGTTAAGGACAAGGATGTTGCGAAATTTAGAAGAGATAATTTAGGTTACGTTTTCCAGGAGTTCAATCTCCTTGATACATTCTCGCTTGAAGATAATATCTATCTCCCTTTGGTCCTGGCCGGCAAGAAGCATGCCGAGATGAAAGAGAGATTAGACAATATCGCAGGCACACTTGGCATTGCCGATCTTTTAAAGAAATATCCTTATGAGGTATCAGGCGGTCAGAAACAGAGAGCTGCTGTTGCAAGAGCTCTCATCACAAATCCCAAGATGATCCTTGCTGACGAGCCTACGGGAGCACTTGATTCCAAGTCATCTGACGAACTCCTCTCACTCTTTAAGAAGGTCAACCAGATGGGCCAGACAATACTTATGGTTACACATTCCACAAAGGCTGCATCTAATGCTTCACGTGTCCTCTTCATCAAGGACGGAATGATCTTCCATCAGATCTATAAGGGCCAGGCTACCGATCAGCAGATGTATCAGTCCATAAGCGATACATTGACACTTCTCGCTCAGGGGGGTGACCTTAAATGA
- a CDS encoding CubicO group peptidase (beta-lactamase class C family) has product MKEQVLKRITKITSALLIFSILVSFAGCAKEEESGNSLKNIQLTEEERKWVNPDEKYEDLLLVYGKKKCKGTFVVATDDDIVCLYAENATEKDGKTLESQNTVYDIASCSKVFTAVSILQLQEKGKLDINDTIDKYFPDYPEGKRIKIYNLLHMNSGIPDYLNEPALFFGLEGDALDDRLRDLYSDRISDEELLNTMYKAPLLYEPGSAMTYSNTNYKLLAYIIEKVSKMKYCDYLKKYIFKPCGMTNSYAMRVDKYTYVPIDYKEQLEFGAVDEHGYSMSPNSERGDGGVCTCLTDFLAFDRALFNGKLLNEESMKILLHNDKGYCCGLMDGKGLGYNHTGGGFTATSRNEILNSDKFGHVYIIILEHY; this is encoded by the coding sequence ATGAAAGAACAGGTTTTAAAACGCATAACCAAAATAACTTCGGCACTTCTTATATTCTCGATCCTTGTATCCTTTGCCGGATGCGCGAAAGAGGAGGAGTCAGGGAACTCGCTTAAAAATATTCAACTTACGGAAGAAGAGAGGAAATGGGTCAATCCTGATGAAAAATATGAAGATCTTCTTCTGGTCTACGGTAAAAAGAAATGCAAAGGCACATTTGTTGTTGCAACAGATGATGATATTGTTTGTCTGTACGCCGAGAATGCAACGGAAAAGGACGGAAAGACTCTCGAATCGCAGAATACGGTTTATGATATAGCTTCCTGCAGCAAGGTTTTTACCGCGGTATCGATCCTTCAGCTTCAGGAAAAAGGAAAGCTTGATATCAATGATACGATTGACAAGTATTTTCCTGACTATCCTGAAGGTAAAAGAATAAAGATCTATAATCTCCTTCACATGAACTCCGGAATCCCGGATTATCTTAATGAGCCTGCTCTCTTCTTCGGATTGGAAGGCGATGCCCTGGATGACCGACTTCGCGACCTTTACAGTGACAGGATCTCTGATGAGGAATTGCTGAATACGATGTATAAGGCACCTCTGCTTTATGAACCGGGATCTGCGATGACTTACAGCAATACCAATTACAAGCTGCTTGCCTACATAATCGAAAAAGTATCCAAGATGAAGTATTGTGATTATCTGAAGAAATATATCTTCAAGCCTTGCGGAATGACTAATTCCTATGCCATGAGAGTGGATAAATACACATACGTTCCGATCGATTATAAAGAACAGCTGGAATTCGGAGCGGTTGATGAACACGGCTATTCGATGTCGCCTAACAGCGAACGTGGAGACGGGGGAGTCTGCACTTGTCTTACTGATTTTCTGGCATTTGACCGTGCGCTTTTCAATGGTAAGCTCCTCAATGAGGAATCTATGAAGATATTGCTTCACAACGATAAAGGCTACTGCTGCGGCCTGATGGACGGCAAAGGCCTGGGATACAACCACACAGGCGGAGGGTTTACGGCAACCTCCAGAAACGAGATCTTAAACTCGGATAAATTCGGACATGTATACATCATTATATTAGAACACTATTGA
- a CDS encoding two-component system sensor histidine kinase VanS: protein MSHKKITDRLSFKVFVITFTVQILFGGLIYLLLYNAAPLSWDIAQKNEMETKFAKLAEELRQVEFKECGPLVDDFILTNNCNIVFYKGPRLNWNALPAVVPSSDYAVMTRYDVYNLINIKDGVVMNLYTSRNVNFNQEKSREYTVVCIWSQKAENVLWEALKKTLPLIIVAIILISVICSFIYTHLFARPVQKLSEVSGRIAKMDFDVKSGSKRRDEIGDLGRDLDELSTNLNETITNLNKRTEELEREIERVNELERQKDVFFAAASHELKTPITIAQGQVRGMIDGIEPYNDIDTYLPKTLSSLKRMESLINEILTASRMQAGNEIVFQKVDLGSLLKNRLEEMKELLDIRGIALETDIGDGLIFEGNPDLTSMALGSFLSNAVFYCSEGSAVKVTAVRKDGKIVTEIRNTGSHISEEDLPHLFEAFYRSDSSRSRRSGGSGLGLYLGKLIIERQNGTVDLGNDGDDVAAHIILPVSTVNP, encoded by the coding sequence GTGTCGCACAAAAAGATAACTGACAGATTATCGTTCAAGGTCTTTGTGATCACATTCACCGTTCAGATACTGTTCGGCGGTCTGATCTATCTGTTGCTCTATAATGCTGCTCCGTTAAGCTGGGATATTGCACAGAAGAATGAGATGGAGACTAAGTTTGCGAAGTTAGCGGAAGAACTCCGTCAGGTTGAATTCAAGGAATGCGGACCGCTGGTTGATGATTTTATACTTACAAATAACTGCAATATAGTTTTTTATAAAGGACCCAGGTTGAACTGGAATGCTCTCCCTGCGGTTGTTCCGTCTTCAGATTATGCGGTAATGACCAGATACGATGTATATAACCTCATTAACATCAAAGACGGTGTCGTGATGAATCTGTATACATCAAGGAACGTCAATTTCAATCAGGAAAAGTCCCGTGAATATACAGTGGTCTGCATATGGTCTCAAAAAGCCGAAAATGTTCTTTGGGAAGCTCTTAAGAAGACATTACCCTTGATTATTGTTGCTATAATTCTGATTTCTGTAATCTGCTCTTTTATTTATACGCATTTGTTCGCCAGGCCTGTCCAAAAGCTCTCTGAGGTATCAGGCCGGATCGCGAAAATGGATTTTGATGTAAAGAGCGGATCCAAAAGACGCGATGAGATCGGCGATCTCGGACGTGACCTGGATGAACTCTCAACCAATCTTAATGAGACGATAACGAACCTCAATAAAAGAACTGAGGAACTCGAGCGCGAGATCGAACGCGTTAATGAACTTGAGAGGCAGAAGGATGTCTTTTTCGCTGCCGCATCACATGAGCTCAAGACACCTATAACCATCGCACAGGGACAGGTCCGTGGCATGATTGATGGCATTGAGCCATATAACGATATTGATACATATCTTCCTAAGACACTCTCATCTCTGAAGCGTATGGAATCTCTTATCAACGAGATCCTTACGGCATCCAGGATGCAGGCGGGAAATGAGATCGTATTCCAAAAGGTCGATCTCGGATCGCTTTTAAAGAATCGTCTTGAAGAAATGAAAGAACTTCTGGATATAAGAGGGATCGCTCTTGAGACAGATATCGGCGATGGCCTGATCTTCGAAGGCAATCCTGATCTTACATCAATGGCATTGGGTTCATTTCTCTCAAACGCAGTCTTCTATTGCTCTGAAGGATCAGCCGTAAAGGTCACGGCAGTAAGAAAAGACGGAAAGATCGTAACTGAGATACGCAATACCGGTTCGCATATCAGTGAGGAAGATCTCCCGCATCTTTTTGAAGCATTCTACAGATCTGACAGTTCAAGGAGCAGAAGAAGCGGCGGATCCGGTCTGGGATTATATCTCGGAAAGCTTATTATCGAGCGCCAGAACGGCACTGTTGATCTCGGAAATGACGGCGATGATGTTGCCGCGCACATCATTCTTCCTGTCTCCACAGTAAATCCATAA
- a CDS encoding two-component system response regulator VanR — translation MKKILIVEDEPEIRQLLASYLINEGYSVSEAEDGVAAIELFSKEKFDLLILDIMIPKIDGYGVCEFVKKQSNMPVIFLSALGDEKSMVKGYDSLADDYVTKPFSMPVFLRKVKAVLRRDPSATAEEHSKFTYKDIVMIPDMMKVTVSGKDVELTSKEFDILLTLIKNPGRVYTRELLLEMLWDYDSLVDDRIVDSHIKNLRHKIGEGVIETVRGRGYRVAQKDN, via the coding sequence ATGAAAAAGATTTTGATCGTTGAAGATGAACCTGAGATAAGGCAGCTTCTTGCAAGTTACCTTATAAACGAAGGATATTCCGTCTCGGAAGCAGAGGACGGAGTAGCTGCAATCGAGCTTTTCTCAAAGGAGAAGTTCGATCTTCTCATATTGGACATAATGATCCCAAAGATAGACGGCTACGGCGTCTGTGAATTCGTGAAGAAGCAGTCAAACATGCCCGTAATATTCCTTTCCGCTCTTGGTGATGAGAAGTCCATGGTAAAAGGCTATGATTCCCTTGCAGACGACTATGTCACCAAGCCTTTCTCGATGCCCGTTTTCTTAAGGAAAGTTAAAGCGGTCCTGAGACGTGACCCGTCTGCTACGGCTGAAGAACATTCCAAGTTTACTTATAAAGACATAGTGATGATTCCTGATATGATGAAGGTCACGGTCAGCGGCAAAGACGTTGAGCTTACTTCCAAAGAATTCGATATTCTTCTTACGCTCATAAAGAATCCGGGCCGTGTTTATACAAGAGAGCTCCTTCTTGAGATGCTCTGGGATTACGATTCGCTCGTGGATGACCGTATAGTCGACAGCCACATCAAGAACCTTCGCCACAAGATCGGCGAGGGCGTAATAGAGACAGTAAGAGGCCGCGGATACCGTGTCGCACAAAAAGATAACTGA
- a CDS encoding histidine kinase has product MFGDYLKSRIKILILLLGVEAVFASVYFLFDLPVVTVVYPLILSSVLILTAGVIDFLLVLNKHKKLQKIVFPEPSGLLEKDYQEIIGKLKEEQEYSRKKTTSDYNNMVEYYTIWAHQIKTPIASMRLQIQSEDSDVARRLDGDLNRIEAYVEMVLTFLRLDSDSTDYVIKEIDLDAVIKPAIRKFARDFISKKLTMDFKPTETRVLSDEKWLSFVIEQVLSNAVKYTNEGGIKIYMDKPGILCVEDSGIGINAADLPRIFENGYTGFNGREDKRASGIGLYLCKRICDNLGHKISAESEQGAGTKIRIDLNKHDIGIE; this is encoded by the coding sequence ATGTTCGGGGATTATCTCAAATCGCGTATTAAGATCCTGATTCTGCTCCTGGGAGTGGAAGCGGTCTTCGCATCGGTGTATTTCCTGTTCGATCTGCCCGTTGTAACCGTGGTGTATCCTTTAATTCTAAGCTCTGTGCTCATTCTGACTGCGGGTGTCATTGACTTCCTGCTTGTGTTAAACAAGCACAAAAAACTTCAAAAAATTGTTTTTCCTGAGCCTTCCGGATTGCTCGAAAAAGATTATCAGGAGATAATCGGCAAGCTCAAAGAAGAGCAGGAATATTCACGCAAGAAAACGACTTCCGACTACAACAACATGGTCGAATACTATACCATCTGGGCTCATCAGATTAAGACTCCGATAGCTTCCATGCGTCTGCAGATCCAGTCAGAGGATTCTGATGTGGCTCGCCGTCTTGACGGTGACCTTAACAGGATCGAAGCCTATGTCGAGATGGTACTTACATTTTTAAGACTTGATTCGGACAGCACAGACTATGTGATAAAGGAGATCGACCTTGATGCGGTCATTAAGCCCGCGATAAGAAAATTTGCCAGAGACTTCATTTCCAAAAAGCTTACTATGGATTTTAAGCCGACTGAGACCCGGGTGCTCTCAGATGAGAAGTGGCTCTCATTCGTAATAGAACAGGTCCTTTCAAATGCGGTCAAGTATACGAATGAAGGCGGGATCAAGATCTATATGGATAAGCCGGGCATACTCTGCGTCGAGGATTCAGGAATAGGAATAAATGCTGCGGATCTTCCGAGAATATTTGAGAACGGCTATACGGGCTTTAACGGCCGCGAAGACAAGCGTGCAAGCGGCATCGGGCTTTATCTCTGCAAGCGCATCTGCGACAATCTCGGTCACAAGATCTCTGCAGAATCTGAGCAGGGAGCAGGAACAAAGATCAGGATCGACCTGAACAAACATGACATCGGAATAGAATAA
- a CDS encoding DNA-binding response OmpR family regulator — MYKIYIVEDDKGIADGIVSCLGNWGMEGRVVTDFMKVMEEVEEYEPHLIIMDITLPYMGGYHWCQEIRKTSKVPIIFISSATDNMNIIMAINMGADDFIAKPFDQSVLIAKVTALLRRTYDFSQASATLEVAGAVLNTNNNTLSYNGTEIDLARNEYKILLTLVQNKNKVVSREKLMEALWETDCYVDENTLTVNVGRLRKTLEGIGLKDLIKTKFGVGYILED; from the coding sequence ATGTATAAGATTTATATCGTTGAAGATGATAAGGGAATAGCGGACGGCATAGTATCCTGTCTCGGCAACTGGGGCATGGAAGGCCGTGTGGTAACTGATTTCATGAAGGTTATGGAAGAGGTTGAAGAATATGAACCTCACCTGATAATCATGGACATCACTTTGCCATACATGGGCGGATATCACTGGTGCCAGGAGATAAGAAAGACCAGCAAAGTGCCGATCATCTTTATTTCTTCCGCAACGGATAACATGAACATCATCATGGCGATCAATATGGGTGCGGATGACTTTATCGCAAAGCCGTTCGATCAGAGCGTTCTTATCGCGAAGGTTACGGCACTCCTTCGAAGGACATACGATTTCAGCCAGGCTTCGGCAACATTGGAGGTTGCAGGAGCTGTTCTCAATACGAACAACAATACGCTTTCCTATAACGGAACGGAGATCGATCTTGCCAGAAACGAGTACAAGATCCTTTTAACGCTCGTGCAGAATAAGAATAAGGTCGTCAGCCGCGAGAAGCTCATGGAAGCTTTGTGGGAGACCGACTGTTATGTCGACGAGAATACCCTGACCGTAAATGTCGGGCGCCTTAGGAAGACTCTTGAGGGAATTGGACTTAAAGATCTTATTAAGACCAAGTTCGGCGTGGGCTATATTCTGGAGGATTAA
- a CDS encoding acetyltransferase (GNAT) family protein gives MEVLRAEAEWQRAGAYSVRIEGMNRQHHISLRDEFDEHDCDGTKYIVLLDDGYPVATCRFYDDGEGAVTLGRVVVLPEYRGKKLGNKVVKEAEDWIKELGYKEIKIDSRVEVTGFYEKLGYSHVDDHVKKCGSFGCVRMNKIL, from the coding sequence ATGGAAGTATTAAGGGCAGAAGCTGAATGGCAAAGGGCCGGAGCATACTCTGTAAGGATCGAGGGTATGAACCGCCAGCACCACATATCGCTCAGAGATGAGTTCGATGAGCACGACTGCGACGGAACGAAATATATCGTTCTGTTAGACGACGGATATCCGGTTGCGACATGCCGCTTTTACGATGACGGTGAAGGCGCCGTAACATTGGGCCGCGTCGTCGTTCTGCCGGAATACAGAGGAAAGAAGCTCGGCAATAAAGTCGTTAAAGAAGCAGAAGATTGGATAAAAGAATTAGGTTATAAAGAGATAAAGATCGACAGCAGGGTGGAAGTTACAGGCTTTTACGAAAAGTTAGGTTATTCACATGTCGATGACCACGTAAAAAAGTGCGGTTCGTTCGGCTGCGTCAGAATGAATAAGATTTTGTAA
- a CDS encoding nitroreductase, whose product MIRFIEDKNEKQKIAREVLEALTEWFEVEESREQYIRESADQPFWAAFENDVPAGFLCLKQTGDATMELAVMGVKKDFHRNGYGRRLFAAAKDYAVQKGFSFMQVKTVRSGMYEDYDITNEFYKSVGFRELEVLADYWDEANPCQIYVMNLKSAISTIGARHSYRGKFSDEKVPRKDLETIARCGIDAPSGCNKQTTDLIVVDDEETLDKIKGLIDPPVAQTAPAMIVVLSQRINAYRDKCFATQDYSAAIENMLLAIVELGYQSCWYEGHITDDDRICDKIAEVLGVPENYDVVCILPVGKATDDFHAPSKKSFDERVRFNRFEG is encoded by the coding sequence ATGATCCGTTTTATCGAAGACAAAAATGAAAAGCAGAAGATCGCCAGAGAGGTATTGGAAGCCCTTACCGAATGGTTCGAAGTGGAAGAGAGCAGAGAGCAGTATATCAGGGAATCGGCAGACCAGCCTTTCTGGGCCGCTTTTGAAAATGATGTCCCTGCAGGATTCCTCTGCCTTAAGCAGACAGGTGACGCTACTATGGAACTTGCCGTAATGGGCGTTAAGAAAGATTTCCACAGAAACGGCTACGGAAGAAGGCTTTTCGCTGCTGCCAAGGATTATGCAGTTCAGAAGGGCTTTTCGTTCATGCAGGTAAAGACAGTCAGATCCGGCATGTATGAAGATTATGACATCACAAACGAATTCTATAAGAGCGTAGGATTCAGGGAATTGGAAGTCCTCGCTGATTACTGGGATGAGGCAAACCCCTGCCAGATCTACGTAATGAACCTTAAGAGCGCTATCTCTACGATTGGTGCAAGGCACAGCTACAGAGGCAAGTTCTCTGATGAAAAGGTCCCCAGAAAAGATCTGGAGACTATCGCCCGCTGCGGCATTGATGCACCTTCAGGATGCAACAAGCAGACGACAGACCTTATCGTTGTAGATGACGAGGAAACATTGGATAAGATCAAGGGGCTTATCGATCCTCCGGTAGCTCAGACTGCGCCTGCCATGATCGTAGTTCTCTCACAGAGGATCAACGCATACCGCGACAAGTGTTTTGCAACGCAGGATTATTCTGCTGCAATCGAGAATATGCTTCTTGCGATCGTGGAACTCGGATACCAGAGCTGCTGGTACGAAGGCCACATCACTGATGATGACCGTATCTGCGATAAGATCGCTGAAGTTCTCGGTGTTCCCGAAAACTACGATGTTGTCTGCATACTGCCGGTAGGAAAGGCAACAGATGACTTCCATGCACCTTCGAAAAAGTCTTTTGACGAACGCGTAAGATTCAATCGTTTCGAGGGTTGA
- a CDS encoding cell wall-associated NlpC family hydrolase gives MRNKKQKTLPVLLALCLITPIFSGCNIVTNPNVEPSLPTIPEGTTSEVTTATTSETTEETTEPSAEERVILKTPDGKTVIDTTYVRTIADVTPEMMNADYWIGEDDNEILMTPEEIEEFNYNNRAIIKAADNKTIMPHLEDFGDTFDGNILRTFLNDNAKSVPKDPSKYYLNGKPTTAEYWQGLVALSNMDSVPDTIAVKYGFSTKRLTVRMFPTEDRVFESASDQYFDSLLYSECMPYMPVVVLHESTDGEYLYVVFDSFSAWVRKDAIALCKDRKDWEARQNPGQWLVVTEREIRLGNDPYSPLTTDLVLPMGTRMELVPAKNAPKSINQRTTYGNYVVKVPTRGSDGYIKDELVLIPVSDDVNVGYLPLTPANIVRQAFKLLGDRYGWGGDLQANDCTGITREIYRCFGVLLPRVGQSASKGVFKVDMSNMKEKEKLQVISELKPGSLISFPGHMTIYVGTKDGKPYVISACGTFIMPAPGSTDVIHPESVILNSLYVRNRSLVTWLDKSTTALTMKKAVPENTEG, from the coding sequence ATGAGGAACAAAAAGCAAAAGACTTTGCCGGTGCTTCTTGCGCTGTGCCTGATCACCCCAATATTTAGCGGTTGTAACATTGTTACAAACCCAAATGTTGAGCCCAGCCTGCCCACAATTCCGGAAGGCACAACCTCCGAAGTCACAACGGCAACCACATCTGAGACTACTGAAGAGACCACCGAACCTTCCGCTGAAGAGCGGGTCATTCTTAAGACTCCCGATGGAAAGACTGTCATCGACACTACCTATGTCCGCACAATTGCAGATGTTACTCCCGAGATGATGAACGCCGACTACTGGATCGGCGAAGACGACAACGAGATCCTCATGACTCCTGAAGAGATCGAAGAATTCAACTACAACAACAGAGCGATAATAAAGGCGGCAGACAACAAGACCATAATGCCCCACCTGGAAGATTTCGGCGATACCTTTGACGGCAATATCTTGAGGACTTTCCTTAATGACAACGCAAAATCCGTACCCAAGGATCCTTCCAAATACTATCTTAACGGCAAGCCCACCACGGCAGAATACTGGCAGGGTCTTGTCGCACTCTCTAATATGGACTCAGTGCCGGATACTATTGCAGTTAAGTACGGCTTTTCGACAAAGAGACTTACAGTCAGGATGTTCCCTACTGAGGACCGCGTTTTCGAGAGTGCTTCAGACCAGTACTTCGACTCACTCCTTTATTCAGAATGTATGCCCTATATGCCTGTCGTAGTGCTTCATGAGAGCACCGACGGAGAATATCTCTATGTCGTTTTCGACAGTTTCTCCGCATGGGTAAGAAAAGATGCAATCGCTCTGTGCAAGGACAGAAAAGACTGGGAAGCAAGGCAGAATCCAGGCCAGTGGCTCGTCGTAACAGAAAGGGAAATCAGACTTGGCAACGACCCATACAGCCCTCTTACTACTGACTTAGTCCTCCCTATGGGCACACGCATGGAACTGGTTCCTGCAAAGAATGCGCCGAAAAGCATCAACCAGCGCACGACTTACGGAAACTATGTAGTCAAGGTTCCGACCAGAGGCTCTGACGGCTACATCAAAGATGAACTGGTGCTTATCCCGGTCTCAGATGACGTCAATGTAGGATATCTCCCCTTAACTCCCGCAAATATCGTAAGACAGGCATTTAAGCTCTTAGGCGACAGATACGGCTGGGGCGGCGACCTCCAGGCAAATGACTGCACCGGGATCACAAGAGAGATCTACCGTTGCTTCGGCGTACTTCTCCCCCGTGTCGGCCAGTCAGCTTCAAAGGGCGTTTTCAAAGTCGACATGAGCAACATGAAAGAAAAAGAGAAACTTCAGGTAATAAGCGAACTCAAGCCCGGCAGCCTTATCTCCTTCCCCGGTCACATGACGATCTATGTCGGCACGAAGGACGGAAAGCCTTATGTAATAAGCGCCTGTGGCACATTCATAATGCCCGCGCCCGGTTCAACTGATGTAATCCATCCGGAGAGCGTCATCCTCAACAGCCTTTATGTAAGGAACAGGTCGCTTGTAACCTGGCTCGACAAGTCAACGACGGCGCTGACGATGAAGAAGGCAGTGCCGGAAAATACTGAGGGCTGA